A window of the Paenibacillus woosongensis genome harbors these coding sequences:
- a CDS encoding nucleotide sugar dehydrogenase has translation MSRTIAIIGLGYVGLPLAAAFLEKQYSVIGIDLDQDKIRSLKRGQSYIADVADEVIENAVQQGRLSVSNDFSNIKSAECIIICVPTPLTKEHVPDLSFLTDAAKSLKDHLQPGQLVTLESSTYPGTTREVLLPLLEQSGLTTGKNLFIGFSPERVDPGNEEFPLTGIPKIVSGVTENCANRTEQLYQTVFSKVIKVSSTDTAEMTKLLENTFRFVNISFINEFAVLCDKLNINVWEVVEAASSKPFGYTAFYPGPGIGGHCIPVDPHYLQWKTQQIGGSSSFIELSSRINESMPAYVLSKVKEAIGHDELKGRRILVLGVTFKKNVADVRGSSSIELIRLLVREGAKVLYYDPYIKELDIEGVALQSTQASESEFRLADCVIIATDHRELPLLEVLEYSRLVFDTRNATAGLAGKAKVIVLGGGRIDRAQE, from the coding sequence TTGAGTCGAACCATTGCCATTATCGGGCTTGGCTATGTTGGATTGCCTTTGGCTGCAGCGTTCCTCGAAAAGCAGTATAGCGTTATCGGGATAGATCTGGATCAGGATAAGATTCGGAGTTTGAAAAGAGGCCAAAGTTATATCGCCGATGTTGCGGACGAGGTCATCGAAAATGCTGTTCAGCAGGGCAGATTATCCGTATCTAATGATTTTAGCAATATTAAATCTGCCGAATGCATTATTATTTGCGTGCCTACCCCCTTAACCAAGGAGCATGTGCCGGATCTTTCCTTTCTTACCGATGCCGCTAAGAGTCTGAAAGATCATTTGCAGCCCGGCCAGCTTGTTACCTTAGAGAGCTCGACCTATCCTGGAACAACCAGGGAAGTGTTATTGCCCCTGTTGGAGCAAAGCGGACTTACGACGGGCAAGAATCTCTTTATCGGCTTTTCCCCGGAAAGGGTGGATCCTGGCAACGAAGAGTTTCCGCTAACAGGCATCCCTAAAATCGTTAGCGGTGTAACGGAAAATTGCGCCAACCGGACGGAACAGCTCTATCAGACTGTTTTTAGCAAGGTAATTAAAGTGTCCTCCACAGACACGGCTGAAATGACGAAGCTGCTTGAAAATACCTTTCGCTTTGTGAACATCTCTTTCATCAATGAGTTCGCTGTCTTGTGCGATAAGTTGAACATCAATGTATGGGAAGTCGTGGAGGCAGCCTCTTCCAAGCCGTTCGGATATACAGCATTCTATCCAGGGCCAGGTATCGGGGGACACTGTATTCCTGTAGATCCGCATTATTTGCAGTGGAAAACGCAGCAAATCGGAGGGAGCAGCTCATTTATAGAGCTATCTTCCCGCATCAACGAAAGCATGCCGGCCTACGTCCTGTCCAAAGTAAAGGAAGCGATAGGCCATGACGAATTGAAGGGGCGCAGAATATTAGTGCTGGGGGTAACCTTCAAGAAGAATGTAGCGGATGTTCGGGGCTCCAGTTCAATAGAGCTGATTCGACTGCTTGTCCGGGAAGGAGCCAAGGTACTGTATTACGACCCTTATATTAAGGAGCTGGATATAGAGGGAGTTGCGCTTCAATCAACACAGGCGAGCGAATCGGAGTTTCGTCTTGCAGACTGCGTCATTATTGCGACTGACCACCGGGAGCTGCCGCTTCTGGAGGTATTGGAGTATTCGCGGCTTGTCTTCGATACACGCAATGCTACGGCAGGTCTGGCCGGTAAAGCCAAAGTTATAGTGCTTGGCGGAGGGCGGATAGATAGGGCGCAAGAGTAG
- a CDS encoding polysaccharide biosynthesis protein produces MFKDKIILVTGGTGSWGRTLTRTLLRENPAEIRIFSRNEYAQVQMQREFGNDPRLKFVIGDVRDYDAVESGCKGTDYVFHLAALKHVPVCEHQPAEALKTNVMGTENIIRASIAQKVAKVIDVSTDKAVDPINTYGMTKAIGEKLMIHANLLSEHTRFTCIRGGNVLGTNGSVVPLFIQQLQSGRDLTLTHSLMTRFFLTLNEAIELLLKAARTAIGGEMFVMKMKACRITDIADALAEHYLGHTVPLREIGMRPGEKLHEVLVSRYESPYTYKYNEQYFVILPSNPSAPLFKQYNHLPRVGFDEYHSNDSLITNQEIVDLLREGGFLS; encoded by the coding sequence ATGTTTAAGGATAAAATTATTCTTGTAACCGGGGGCACCGGATCGTGGGGAAGGACGTTGACTCGAACACTTCTCCGAGAGAATCCGGCAGAGATCCGGATTTTCTCCCGTAATGAATATGCTCAAGTCCAAATGCAGCGGGAGTTCGGAAATGACCCCCGGCTCAAATTCGTTATCGGTGATGTTCGTGATTATGACGCCGTTGAGTCTGGGTGCAAAGGGACAGATTATGTATTTCACTTGGCAGCATTGAAGCACGTTCCAGTATGCGAACATCAGCCAGCAGAGGCTTTGAAGACGAATGTTATGGGTACGGAGAATATTATCCGGGCCAGCATTGCCCAGAAGGTAGCCAAGGTTATTGACGTATCCACCGATAAAGCGGTAGATCCGATCAATACGTACGGTATGACAAAGGCGATTGGCGAGAAGCTGATGATTCATGCCAACCTTTTAAGCGAGCACACCCGGTTTACTTGCATTCGCGGCGGCAACGTATTGGGGACAAATGGCAGTGTCGTACCGCTGTTCATTCAGCAATTGCAATCGGGCAGAGATCTTACATTAACCCATAGCCTGATGACCCGATTTTTTCTGACATTGAATGAGGCGATTGAATTGCTGCTCAAGGCTGCCAGAACGGCCATCGGCGGCGAAATGTTTGTCATGAAGATGAAAGCCTGCCGTATTACTGACATTGCAGATGCGCTAGCCGAGCATTATTTAGGCCATACCGTTCCCTTGCGGGAAATCGGGATGAGGCCCGGGGAAAAGCTGCATGAAGTACTGGTCTCCCGTTATGAATCGCCGTACACATACAAATATAACGAGCAATACTTCGTAATCCTTCCGTCCAATCCTTCTGCCCCACTGTTCAAACAATACAATCATCTTCCACGGGTAGGTTTTGATGAGTATCATTCGAATGACAGTCTCATTACCAACCAGGAAATCGTCGACCTTCTCCGGGAAGGGGGCTTTCTGTCCTGA
- a CDS encoding glycosyltransferase: MIRRLVIDIRFNNMGMCKDRLTRPWVEHRIKLFRDLTMNSLMHQTNQDFLTMLKYDPRSHDVIYEVLRDLQIDLPDNIRFVPVGEIDQAVSEYIQGADELYIARTDSDDLLHRTYFQRLHEYQHQPETWALLNQHGYYWDRDHNVMAPKFYASPQFYVLIYNVQNYLKGERYTVRDHGHVIKFPHEKLAGRNWVNVVHSTNTSPKRVPDEQRMKDGEIKAVLKDYKSGL; encoded by the coding sequence TTGATTAGGCGGCTGGTTATCGATATTCGGTTCAATAACATGGGCATGTGCAAAGATCGATTGACCCGGCCCTGGGTAGAGCATCGGATCAAGCTGTTTCGGGATTTGACGATGAATAGCCTAATGCACCAAACGAATCAGGATTTTCTCACGATGCTGAAATATGACCCACGGTCGCATGACGTGATATATGAAGTGCTTCGCGATCTTCAAATTGATTTGCCGGATAATATTCGCTTCGTTCCTGTTGGAGAGATTGATCAGGCGGTCTCTGAATACATTCAAGGAGCGGATGAATTATATATTGCTAGAACAGACTCGGATGATCTGCTCCATCGGACTTATTTTCAAAGATTGCATGAATATCAGCATCAGCCCGAGACCTGGGCATTGCTTAATCAGCATGGTTACTACTGGGATCGGGATCATAACGTAATGGCTCCGAAATTTTATGCATCCCCGCAATTTTATGTACTGATCTACAACGTCCAAAATTATCTGAAGGGGGAGCGATATACAGTCAGAGATCATGGCCATGTCATCAAATTCCCGCATGAGAAGCTTGCTGGGCGGAATTGGGTCAACGTCGTGCATTCTACGAATACTTCTCCTAAGAGGGTACCGGATGAGCAGCGGATGAAGGATGGGGAGATTAAGGCCGTATTGAAGGATTACAAGTCCGGTTTGTAA
- a CDS encoding glycosyltransferase, with product MKVLFTFYVPSGGVETLNRLRCEALREVAIKGHLLYTSTGSGLQNISDIPTFISPTDPELFKLLQMFQYDAIIATSDYLMPQRIRNLNYTGPILFEAQGFGTMTAAKNTLNEGASILQANCQGVLMPPTPHLLQLIDEFCPSLSKFTFPNPLDTVKFCYQPGNVPLKPVIAWIGRLEMNKNWGLFLEIAKSLSKLKHNLEFWVFLDDMLSPKETLQLFWQKVHSYGLHDHIKVHKNAPHSAMPGYLSQVGDSGGFLLSTSVLEGFGYAVAEAIACRCPVLSTDSEGVRFFIRHNETGKFFDRDNEDDALQQALELMENLHLREHIRNRGAEYVLNFMSPQQYAADFRNMLLNLKAKQG from the coding sequence ATGAAGGTTCTGTTTACGTTTTATGTTCCCAGCGGAGGCGTGGAAACGTTAAATCGCCTACGATGCGAAGCGCTGCGTGAAGTGGCTATCAAGGGACATCTTCTATACACAAGCACAGGTTCTGGTCTGCAGAACATTTCGGACATCCCAACTTTTATCTCCCCAACAGACCCTGAATTATTTAAACTGCTTCAGATGTTTCAATACGATGCCATTATTGCCACTTCTGATTACCTTATGCCGCAAAGAATCCGCAACCTTAATTATACCGGCCCCATATTGTTCGAAGCACAAGGGTTCGGAACAATGACAGCAGCCAAAAATACGCTAAACGAAGGGGCATCCATTCTCCAGGCTAACTGCCAAGGAGTGCTTATGCCCCCCACACCGCATCTTCTTCAATTAATTGACGAGTTTTGCCCTTCCCTTTCAAAATTTACTTTTCCTAACCCGCTTGATACCGTTAAATTCTGCTACCAGCCTGGAAATGTTCCTTTAAAGCCTGTTATTGCATGGATTGGACGTCTCGAAATGAATAAAAACTGGGGCTTATTCCTGGAAATCGCCAAATCTCTGTCTAAGCTTAAACACAACTTAGAGTTCTGGGTATTTTTAGACGATATGCTCAGCCCAAAGGAAACACTTCAATTATTTTGGCAGAAGGTGCACTCTTATGGCTTACACGACCATATAAAAGTTCATAAGAATGCTCCACATTCCGCAATGCCGGGTTATTTATCTCAGGTGGGGGACTCTGGCGGCTTTCTCCTCTCCACCTCCGTACTTGAAGGATTCGGCTATGCGGTTGCAGAAGCGATCGCGTGCCGTTGTCCCGTGCTCAGCACGGATTCGGAAGGAGTGCGTTTTTTTATTCGGCATAACGAAACCGGCAAATTTTTTGACCGTGACAATGAAGATGACGCGTTGCAGCAGGCACTAGAGCTCATGGAAAATTTACATCTTCGCGAGCATATCCGGAACCGGGGAGCCGAATATGTATTGAACTTCATGTCACCGCAGCAGTATGCCGCAGACTTTCGAAACATGCTGCTAAATTTAAAAGCGAAGCAGGGCTGA
- the nagB gene encoding glucosamine-6-phosphate deaminase, protein MFNIIKVNNEQQFNETGAGIIASLLQTNPRAALGLATGGTPVGVYQHLIELHKQGLVSFKEVRSYNLDEYIGLAEDHSESYRRFMNEKLFNHVDIDLNNTHVPSGVSGDGHKAAEEYTQLLEQAGQIDLQLLGLGHNGHIGFNEPADELKAATHVVELDEVTRKANARYFNSIDEVPTHAITMGIGSILKAKQILLMAKGADKAEIVAKALKGPVTTQCPASLLQLHPNVVVIVDQDAGRLL, encoded by the coding sequence ATGTTTAATATCATTAAAGTAAACAATGAACAGCAATTCAATGAGACCGGAGCAGGAATTATTGCAAGCCTGCTGCAAACGAACCCACGTGCTGCGTTAGGACTGGCTACTGGCGGGACTCCTGTCGGAGTATACCAGCATCTGATTGAGCTTCACAAGCAAGGGCTGGTCAGCTTCAAGGAAGTCCGCAGCTACAACCTGGATGAGTATATCGGCCTTGCGGAGGATCACTCAGAAAGCTACCGCAGATTCATGAACGAGAAATTGTTCAATCATGTAGACATCGATTTGAACAATACGCATGTGCCATCAGGCGTATCCGGTGATGGGCATAAAGCCGCAGAGGAGTATACACAGCTTCTAGAGCAAGCAGGACAAATCGATTTGCAGCTTCTTGGCCTTGGCCACAACGGTCATATCGGCTTCAACGAGCCCGCAGACGAATTGAAGGCTGCGACACATGTTGTCGAGTTGGACGAGGTTACCCGCAAAGCTAATGCGCGTTACTTCAACTCCATCGACGAAGTGCCAACTCATGCCATTACGATGGGTATCGGCTCCATTCTTAAGGCGAAGCAAATCCTGCTGATGGCTAAAGGAGCAGATAAGGCTGAAATCGTGGCTAAAGCACTTAAAGGCCCTGTAACAACGCAATGCCCTGCCTCCCTCCTGCAGCTTCATCCAAATGTCGTTGTCATCGTCGACCAAGATGCCGGGAGGCTGCTATAA
- the nagA gene encoding N-acetylglucosamine-6-phosphate deacetylase, with amino-acid sequence MTAANRSFQITHAEVVTPKGIIHDGAVVVEEGLIAYVGSTSGMPSDSPASASTVDAEGSYVLPGFIDIHVHGGMLEDFSIPSQEAFDAITKLHCSQGTTSMLATTMTMPQAVIDEVLEKVNEYMSKDMPYAQLAGVHLEGPFISPKWPGAQNPSHIVPPNRSWVEAWNNKYPGLIKQVTFAPEREGALELTRYLRKEGIVAAAGHTDATYEEIMAAVQVGLHHAVHTFNAMTPLHHRKPGTAGAVLSTPGISAEIIADGIHVHHAAIRLLAQVKNDNNLILITDAMSAAGLGDGEYMLGDLPVVVKDNVCTLKDSDNTLAGSTLTMIRGFRHLVREVGLSIEKASEAASLNPAKLIRIDHFTGSIETGKQADLLLVDANLNLQDTWVKGRKFEV; translated from the coding sequence ATGACTGCCGCGAACCGGAGTTTTCAAATCACTCACGCCGAAGTCGTTACTCCAAAAGGAATCATACATGACGGCGCGGTGGTCGTAGAGGAAGGCTTAATTGCATACGTGGGCTCAACATCAGGAATGCCTTCGGATTCTCCGGCTTCGGCATCCACGGTTGATGCTGAAGGAAGCTACGTGTTGCCAGGTTTTATCGATATTCATGTTCACGGAGGCATGCTGGAGGATTTCTCCATTCCCAGCCAGGAAGCCTTCGACGCGATTACGAAGCTGCACTGCAGCCAAGGCACGACATCTATGCTTGCTACGACGATGACGATGCCGCAAGCCGTGATAGATGAAGTGCTTGAGAAAGTAAACGAGTATATGTCAAAAGACATGCCTTACGCTCAATTGGCAGGCGTTCATTTAGAAGGCCCCTTTATCAGCCCAAAATGGCCCGGCGCCCAGAATCCTTCGCATATCGTGCCCCCAAACCGTTCCTGGGTGGAGGCGTGGAACAATAAATACCCTGGCCTAATCAAACAGGTAACCTTTGCCCCCGAAAGAGAAGGAGCACTGGAGCTGACCCGATACCTTCGCAAAGAGGGCATCGTCGCAGCGGCGGGCCATACTGATGCCACTTACGAAGAGATTATGGCGGCCGTTCAGGTGGGGCTGCATCATGCCGTCCATACCTTCAATGCGATGACTCCGCTTCATCACCGGAAACCGGGTACGGCCGGTGCGGTCCTGAGCACTCCCGGGATCAGTGCGGAAATTATCGCCGACGGCATTCACGTGCACCATGCAGCCATCCGTCTTCTGGCTCAGGTGAAGAACGACAACAATTTGATTTTGATCACCGATGCCATGTCTGCGGCAGGGCTTGGGGACGGCGAATACATGCTTGGTGACCTTCCTGTTGTCGTTAAGGACAATGTATGTACCCTTAAAGACAGTGATAATACGCTTGCGGGCAGCACCTTGACTATGATTCGCGGCTTCCGCCATCTGGTCCGGGAAGTCGGCCTTTCGATCGAAAAAGCCTCGGAAGCGGCCAGTTTAAACCCCGCCAAACTGATCCGAATCGACCATTTTACCGGTTCGATCGAGACGGGGAAACAAGCTGATTTACTGCTGGTCGACGCAAATTTGAATTTGCAGGATACATGGGTCAAAGGGCGGAAATTTGAAGTATAA
- a CDS encoding YhcN/YlaJ family sporulation lipoprotein — MRIAKVVSLSLSATLIAGMVGLTGCGTRTDNTNMRSQSVRNNGNYDVNSLRTGDRNFTRSLGNGQSERINSLKYSPALSNKVAQMREVQSAHVVVTDRDAYVAVTLHGQGHQGTGTRASGVNQGTTRYGNQGMGNYGMRSTGTGTTGLGRTPGTFPNGTAGFGTGTGYGYGTRTGTGLGNGTIGYGPGTGMGLGSTGYGTGTGTGTGVGAGTGTGYGTGYGTGYGTAGTGRNYDGLGGGLMGRSGVAGSLFDTTTRGNRGVNGMNGGTDGMIGMKSTRNRNTVDGVGTTRGLGTGTGTVVDNVPQSVKDHISSVVKKTAPHIRNVHVSGNPEFMTHVSNYATQHRTGGTLQGHVRDFEHMVNRIFPGRAGTMTGPSGYRNTGTGTTGTGTTGTGTGMSGTTGTGTGSGTGFSGGVTR, encoded by the coding sequence ATGCGAATAGCCAAAGTTGTTAGCTTGTCTTTGTCGGCAACGCTTATTGCCGGAATGGTCGGATTAACGGGCTGCGGGACTAGAACCGATAATACGAACATGCGATCTCAAAGCGTCCGCAACAACGGAAATTACGACGTGAATTCCCTGAGAACAGGCGATCGGAATTTCACGCGGAGTCTTGGCAACGGTCAAAGCGAGCGTATCAACTCGTTGAAGTACAGCCCAGCTTTGAGCAACAAAGTAGCGCAGATGCGTGAGGTTCAATCGGCCCATGTTGTGGTTACCGATCGTGATGCTTATGTTGCGGTAACCCTTCATGGACAAGGCCATCAAGGTACCGGTACAAGAGCCAGTGGAGTTAATCAAGGCACTACAAGATATGGAAATCAAGGCATGGGCAATTATGGCATGAGAAGTACAGGTACGGGTACAACAGGTCTTGGAAGAACTCCAGGTACTTTCCCTAACGGAACGGCTGGATTTGGTACGGGAACTGGTTACGGTTATGGAACGAGAACGGGGACTGGCCTTGGAAACGGTACAATAGGATACGGCCCAGGTACTGGCATGGGATTAGGTTCGACGGGTTATGGCACAGGTACGGGAACTGGGACAGGTGTTGGAGCAGGGACTGGAACCGGGTACGGAACAGGATATGGTACGGGATACGGGACTGCTGGTACTGGAAGGAACTATGATGGGCTTGGCGGAGGACTAATGGGCCGTTCTGGTGTAGCTGGAAGTTTGTTTGATACGACTACCCGCGGGAACAGAGGGGTAAACGGAATGAATGGCGGCACTGATGGGATGATTGGAATGAAGAGTACGCGCAACAGAAATACGGTGGATGGCGTTGGAACTACTCGCGGTCTTGGCACGGGAACTGGGACGGTGGTTGATAACGTGCCACAAAGCGTTAAGGACCATATTTCCAGCGTTGTCAAGAAAACGGCTCCCCATATTCGCAATGTGCACGTATCCGGTAATCCGGAGTTCATGACCCACGTTAGCAACTACGCGACACAGCATCGCACCGGTGGTACTTTGCAGGGGCATGTAAGAGATTTCGAGCATATGGTTAATCGAATCTTTCCAGGACGTGCTGGTACGATGACAGGTCCGAGCGGATACAGAAATACGGGTACCGGAACAACTGGCACTGGAACGACGGGTACAGGCACGGGCATGTCCGGTACTACCGGCACAGGAACCGGCAGCGGTACAGGCTTCTCGGGTGGAGTAACCCGATAA
- a CDS encoding MurR/RpiR family transcriptional regulator, protein MLTPILHALSTQLNSLPPQERRLAEHILNAPSSVIHMGITDLAEECGISPSTVTRFCKSFHFKGFPDFKMKLAFELAHKPSESHYQDIIAGNDLHRIVQAMEANHLASITDTTRLLNISQLQKAVEVLCRAKRIDLYGVATSSVIAQDFYQKLIRIGKNCTAFADSHMQITSASSLSEGDAALAISYSGETPETIDALRCAKDSGAITLSLTQYGSSTLASLADISLFSSSLEEGMRRGDMASRIAQLHVIDILFTGMVSLEFTEYTPKLKNSYQNVQIYRKSTGGE, encoded by the coding sequence ATTCTTACTCCTATTCTGCATGCGTTGTCTACACAACTGAACAGCTTGCCGCCCCAAGAAAGACGACTGGCAGAACACATTCTTAACGCCCCTAGTTCCGTCATCCATATGGGAATTACTGATCTCGCTGAGGAGTGCGGAATCAGTCCATCCACAGTGACAAGATTTTGCAAGTCGTTTCATTTCAAAGGGTTTCCCGATTTCAAAATGAAGCTGGCTTTTGAACTCGCTCACAAGCCTTCAGAAAGCCACTACCAGGACATTATTGCGGGCAATGATCTGCACAGGATCGTCCAGGCCATGGAGGCGAATCATCTTGCTTCGATTACGGACACGACGCGTCTATTGAATATCAGCCAGCTCCAGAAAGCGGTAGAGGTACTTTGCCGCGCTAAACGAATCGATCTTTACGGGGTGGCTACGTCCTCCGTCATTGCGCAGGATTTCTACCAGAAGCTTATTCGGATCGGCAAAAATTGTACTGCGTTTGCGGATTCCCACATGCAAATCACTTCGGCATCCAGCTTAAGCGAGGGCGATGCGGCATTGGCAATCTCCTATTCTGGAGAAACGCCGGAGACGATAGATGCGCTGCGCTGTGCCAAAGACAGCGGTGCGATCACCCTCTCGTTAACCCAATACGGGAGCAGCACCCTGGCATCCCTGGCTGACATATCGCTGTTCTCTTCTTCGCTGGAGGAAGGAATGCGCCGGGGAGACATGGCCTCAAGAATTGCCCAACTGCATGTCATTGATATTCTATTTACGGGAATGGTAAGTCTGGAGTTTACGGAATATACGCCCAAACTGAAAAATTCATACCAGAACGTTCAAATTTATCGCAAAAGTACAGGAGGCGAATAA
- a CDS encoding MarR family winged helix-turn-helix transcriptional regulator, with product MDPNLDHYIDRLQSKFSVVVKKLQNEIMQHRDLPLTGPQFHMLSLIAKERSCNVTYLAEALVVKPSAITVMLDRLVQNGYVERRHDEQDRRAVLLSVTEHGKEVYEKARKKSREVLANYFACLDENEKEVLERVINKFDEVGRLRLKEREAGEA from the coding sequence GTGGATCCGAATCTCGATCACTATATAGACCGGCTCCAATCGAAGTTTTCGGTGGTCGTCAAGAAGCTGCAAAACGAAATCATGCAGCACCGCGATCTGCCGTTAACGGGGCCGCAGTTCCATATGCTGTCGCTCATAGCGAAGGAGCGAAGCTGCAATGTCACTTATTTGGCGGAGGCACTGGTCGTGAAGCCGAGCGCGATCACGGTTATGCTTGACCGCCTCGTTCAGAACGGCTACGTCGAGCGCAGGCATGATGAGCAGGATCGCCGTGCCGTGCTGTTATCCGTTACGGAGCATGGCAAGGAAGTGTATGAGAAGGCGCGGAAGAAATCCAGGGAAGTGCTGGCTAATTATTTCGCTTGCCTGGATGAGAATGAGAAAGAAGTGCTGGAACGCGTTATAAATAAGTTTGATGAGGTGGGGCGTTTACGCCTTAAAGAGAGAGAAGCTGGTGAAGCATAG
- a CDS encoding glycosyltransferase family 2 protein, with amino-acid sequence MIVKDEEKFLPECLDSVCGIVDEIIIVDTGSRDRTKEIAQKYTSKIYDFSWCDDFSAARNYSFEQATQEYIMWLDADDILLPEDQEKLKKLKESLSPKREVVMMDYCLSFDSAGIPLVLSRRHRLVRRDKKLKWVGIVHEYIDVAGAEVCFANVAVAHRRQGSHAERNLRIIEQWIASGGRLEGRLLLHYGSELADISRLEEAAVQLNRFLLQPGNALSDCVLACIKLADCCEKLGLKEKKLETLLRSFQYDTPQSEVCCAIGGCFEERGQWETAIYWYRQALQTAEELVLGFMENRSFRTWLPHCRLCICYAKLGNLEKADWHNEQALRYLPQDPQLLANRSKFNNLLRPEA; translated from the coding sequence ATGATCGTCAAAGATGAAGAAAAATTTCTGCCCGAATGCTTGGATTCAGTATGCGGCATTGTTGATGAAATTATTATTGTGGACACCGGCTCACGAGACAGAACCAAAGAGATTGCTCAAAAGTATACTTCAAAAATTTATGATTTTTCTTGGTGCGATGATTTCTCTGCTGCAAGAAATTACTCGTTCGAGCAGGCAACCCAGGAGTATATTATGTGGCTGGATGCGGACGACATTTTATTGCCAGAAGATCAAGAGAAATTGAAGAAGCTTAAGGAGAGTTTGTCCCCAAAAAGAGAAGTCGTAATGATGGATTACTGTTTGTCCTTTGATTCTGCGGGAATTCCTCTCGTCTTATCCCGCAGGCATCGCCTTGTCCGAAGGGACAAAAAGTTGAAATGGGTCGGAATAGTCCATGAATATATCGACGTTGCAGGAGCGGAGGTCTGTTTTGCCAATGTCGCCGTAGCCCACCGCAGGCAGGGCTCGCATGCAGAACGCAATTTACGGATTATTGAACAATGGATTGCTTCCGGCGGCCGGCTGGAAGGGCGGCTTTTGTTGCACTACGGCAGCGAGCTGGCAGATATAAGCCGATTGGAAGAAGCAGCGGTTCAATTGAATCGTTTCCTGCTGCAGCCTGGAAATGCCCTGAGCGACTGTGTACTCGCATGCATCAAATTGGCGGACTGCTGCGAAAAACTGGGGTTGAAGGAGAAAAAGCTGGAAACACTCCTTCGTTCCTTTCAATACGATACGCCGCAGAGCGAAGTTTGCTGTGCGATCGGTGGATGCTTTGAAGAACGAGGACAATGGGAAACAGCGATTTACTGGTATCGTCAGGCTCTCCAAACTGCAGAGGAATTAGTACTTGGGTTTATGGAGAATCGCAGCTTTCGCACCTGGCTTCCCCACTGCAGGCTTTGTATTTGTTATGCAAAACTAGGGAACCTGGAGAAGGCCGATTGGCATAATGAACAAGCGCTCCGGTATTTGCCGCAGGATCCGCAGCTCCTAGCCAACCGATCTAAATTCAATAATCTACTTCGGCCTGAAGCTTAG